In the Burkholderia contaminans genome, CGTGACGGCCACAGGTATCGGCGACGATCGTCACCATCGGGTTGCCCCGGCTCGACAGCAGCACGCTGCCCGCGCTCAGGTACAGGTTGCGCTGCGCGCGGATGGTGTCCTGCGCGCTGTAGCGCTCCTCGGGGTCGTCGGACCGGTAGAACAGCGTGTCGACGGCCTGGTTGCCTTCGAGGTCGAGGATGCGGAAGACCTGCCCGCGCTTCAGGTCGTGCAGCCACGGTTCCCCCGCATTCAGCGTGGTGTCGTGAATGGCATCGCGCGGGTCGAGACGGCTTTCGATGATCGGCATGGCTCGGCTCTCCTTACGCAAACAGGCGATCGGTGTTGGCGAAGCCGCGCACGTTCTCGGCGCACGCGCGGCGGCACGGATCGTCTTCCGGCGCGGCACCGTCCGCCGGATACGCGCGGTACGCGATCAGCTTCACGGCCTTCGGCGCGTAGTCCGGGTGCGGATCGAGCGGATGCGGCGCGGTCGAGAACGCTGCCAGCGTGTTCATCTCGAAACGCAGGTCGAGGGCACTGCCGGCCGGCGAATGTCCGGCGACGAAATCGAGCGCGCCGTCGTCGCGGGTGTCGAGCTTGCTGAAGAAATTGACGTTCGCGACCAGGTCGCGCGCCGACAGCCCGTATTTCGCGAGTTCGAGCACGAGGCTGTCCCGGCCGTTGCGGATCATCGCGTTGCGATCGGCCTGGTACGACGTCGTGCCGTACTTGTGCGCGAACAGCCGCGCGTCGCCGACGCCGCCGAGCGGGTCGTGCCAGCCGAGCGTGTCGGCCGTGATCGACGCGATCACGCGCCCCATGTCGGTGTACAGCGCATGGCCGCGCGTGAGATGCGCGGTGTGCTGTGCCTTCAGCGTGTCGGCCATGTTGTAGCGTTCGAGCGGGTCTTCCTGGCGATGAAATACGGCGGACAGGTTCGCGCCGCCGTCGACATCGACGACGCGCAGCGCGAGGCCGCGGCGCAGGATGCCGGACCAGTGGGTTCCGGCGGGAATGAGCGTTTCCCACACGACGTGTGGCGGCGGGGCAAGGACGGCTTGGGGGCTCGGCGACATGGCGGCTCCGGGGTCGATTGGACAAAAGGCGTGAGAGGGCGACCGAACGACATCGCGACCTCCCGGGCTTTTATCCCTCCGTGGAGCCTCGCCGTTTCCTCGAAGCGAGGAGAAGACAAGACCGGATTGCTCTCGGACCAGCCATCGCGCGGCGCGAACGCCGCACGACCGGAACCCTAGCGATCCTGAAGATGATGCAAATTGCTTCGCACCTCTCGGGCACTGAATAAGCGAGTTGCGTGCCAGCGTGTGAGGAATCGCCGCGCCACGCGGCTTTCCGGCAAGCGCGCACTGACGGACACCGCACCGGATGCGGATGGCTGCCCTCACGGCGGGCGTGCCGCGCACCATGCGAACGCGCGCCCGCACCGGTGCAGTGCGCGCCGCGCCTGCCTGTACGACACGATCGGCAATGGCATGGGCATTGCTCGATGCATGCACCTTCACTCGATACGCGACACCTCATGAACAAGCTCGACCTGCTCCGGCGCGCGCTGAGCGCGCTCTTCTCCGCCCGCTTCATCGAACTGCAGCGCAGGTCGCGGCGCCACTGAGCCGCCCCGCCGCGCGCCGTTGGCACGCTTCTCGCTCGGCATGACGCCGAGAGGTGCGGCGGCATCGCATCTTAGGGGTGCTAGGGTTCCGGTTCATCGAACGTCTGGTCCGAGAGCAGCCCGGTGCGGGTTCGTCCGATCGCGAGACCGGACGCACACGCGCTACACGGCGGGACAAAAGCCCGGGAGATTGGCGATGGCAACGGCCGTCGCGCCTCTCCGTGGCCGCTTCATTCGTTCCGCATCCGCAGGAACCGGCCACGCGGCCGGACCGCGCACGAGCACGGTCCGTATCGACGATCCCGATCCCGGTCTCCTGGAGAAAACGATGACCCGCCCCGCCCTGGCGCCTGGCCGCCTGCTGTCCCGCCGTTCCGTCCGTCACGCATGGGGGGCCGCCGTTACGGCCGCCGCGCTACTCATGACACCCGCCGCGCACGCGGCAGCACCGCTCAAGATCGGCTACAGCGACTGGCCCGGCTGGGTCGCGTTCCAGGTCGCACTCGACAAGGGATGGTTCAAGGAAGCCGGTGTCGATGTCGATTTCGAATGGTTCGATTACTCGGCATCGCTCGACGCGTTCTCCGCGGGCAAGCTCGACGCGGTCGCGGCGACGAATGGCGACGCGCTCGTCACGGGCTCGGCCGGCGCGAAGAACGTGATGGTCCTGCTCACCGACTATTCCGCCGGCAACGACATGATCGTCGCCAAGCCGCCGCTGCGCACCGTCGAGGCGCTGAAGGGCAAGAAGGTCGGCGTCGAACTCGGCCTCGTCGATCACCTGCTGCTCGAAACCGCGCTGCAGAAGCACGGGCTGAAGGACGGCGACGTGACGCTCGTGAACGCGAAAACCAACGAGCTGCCGCAGGTGCTCGGCTCGTCGTCGGACATCGCCGCGGTGGCCGCCTGGCAGCCGAACGCGGGCGAGGCGTTGAAGCGCGCACCGGGCGCACGCGCGATCTTCACGTCGGCGGATGCGCCCGGGCTGATCTACGACGCGATCACGGTCGCGCCGGCCAGCCTTGCCGCGCGCCGCGCCGACTGGGCCAAGGTGATCAAGGTCTGGTACCGCTGCGTCGCCTACATCAACGATCCGAAGACGCAGGGTGACGCAGTCAAGATCATGTCCGCACGCGTCGGGCTTGCGCCGGAGCAGTACCTCCCGCTGCTGAAGGGCACGCACCTGCTCGACGAAGCCGCCGCAAAGCGCGCGTTCCGCAAGGGCGACGGACTCGATTCGATCTACGGCTCGACGCGCAACGCGAATGCGTTCAACGTGCGCAACGGCGTGTACAAGCAGTCGCAGGACATCGACGCGTATATCGATCCGCGCCTGGTGATGCCGCATTGACGGACGCGGGGCCGGGCTTCGCGCGCCGGCCCCGCGCGCGCACTTCCCCCCACACCGAGGTTGCGTCAATCCGCACCCGCCGCCTGACCGTCTTCCCGCCCCCACCTCGCCGCGACTCCACGCGATTCCACGCGATTTCGCAGAGGACCTTTCCTGTGCAGCGCCTTAATCGACTGCCACACGATCTCCAATAATGGCCGCTCGATCCGCCGGCCACCGGGCCGGAAAAACGATAAAAACTCCTATGCATTCCTACAAGATGAACCAGCACGCCGGGACTCGACTCGCGGGGACCGCCATTGCCACCTGCCTGACCGCCCTCGCGTCGGGCGGTGTCCACGCACAGAGCAGCGTCACGCTGTACGGACTGATCGACACGTCGATCACTTACGCGACCAACCAGCGCACGCACGGCGCCGGCTCGCCGGGCAGCGGCACCGTCGCGATGACGAGCGGCGCACTGAACGCGTCGCGCTGGGGGCTGCGCGGCCGCGAGGATCTGGGCGGCGGGACCGCGGCGGTCTTCACGCTCGAGAACGGCTTCTCGGGCACCACCGGCGCACTGTCGCAGAAAGGCGTCGACCTGTTCGGCCGCCAGGCATGGATCGGCCTGAGCTCGAAGACGGCCGGCACGCTCACGTTCGGCCGCCAGTACGACCTGATCCTCGATTTCGTGACGCCGCTCGGCGCGTCCGGCCCCGGCTGGGGCGGCAACCTCGCGGTGCATCCGTACGACAACGACGATTCGAACCGCAACCTTCGCATCAACCACGCGGTGAAGTACACGAGCCCGACGTACCGCGGGCTGACGTTCGGCGCGATGGTCGGGTTCTCGAACACGGCCGGCCAGTTCGCCAACAACGCGGCGTGGAGCGCGGGCGTGTCATATGCGAACGGACCGCTGAAGCTCGGCGCCGGTTACCTGAAGATCAGCCGTGACCGCAATGCGCCGAACCCGAATGGCGCGCTCAGCACGGTCGACGGCTCGGCGACGATCACCGGCGGCAACCAGCAGATCTGGGCCGCGGCCGGCCGCTATGCATTCGGTCCGCATTCGGTCGGCGCCGCGTGGTCGCACTCGACCACCGACGGCGTGACCGGCGTGCTCCAGGGCGGCGGCATCGCGCCGCTGAAGGGTGAATCGCTGGTGTTCGACAATTTCACGATCGACGGGCGCTACGCCGTCACGCGTGCGTTGAGCCTTTCTGCCGCCTACACGTACACGATGGGCCGCTTCGACACGCGCACCGGGCAAACGCGCCCGAAATGGAACCAGGTCGTGGCGCAAGCCGACTATGCGCTGTCGAAGCGCACCGATGCGTACCTCGAAGGCGTCTACCAGAGCGTGAGCGGCGGCAACGGCAATCCCGCGTTCAACGCGACCGTCTGGACGCTGACACCATCGGCGAACAGCAACCAGGTCGTCGTCGCGCTGGGGCTGCGGCACAAGTTCTGACGATGCAATACGGAGCGGCGCAGCGCAAAACTGTTGCGCCGACCGTGTCGGGCAGGCGTTTCCAGCCCCGCTCGATCGTCATGCCCCGAGCCGGAATGGCCGCGCCCGCGCACGGCCTTTTCGCTGTGTCGTCGCCCCGCGCGACGACAAAAATGCGCCCCGGTCTGTCGCATCGGCGCAAAAAAATGCGGAGAAACTGGTCACGCTGTGACATTTTTCCTAATCTGTCTCCAGCGACGCCGCGATTTGGCGTTCCGGTCGCGACACTCTTTCATATGGCGCACCACCGGCTTACGAACATGATTCACGTCGTAAGTGCCGGCCTTTCGCGCCATTCCGGCCGGATACGGGCGTGCCGGTCGCACGCCCCACGCGTTCAACGCAGTCAACCGCTGGAGACGAACGATGAGCAAAACGAACCGATTTGCGGTCCTCGCAACCTTCGTGCTGCTGGCCGGCTGCCACAATGCGGCGAAGACGCCCGAGAATGCCGGCACGGAGCCGACACCCTCGAGCGAAGCCGTCGCCACGGTGACGGCCGACGAGCTCAATGATCCGAACAGCCCGCTCGCGAAGCGCAGCGTCTACTTCGATTTCGACCAGTACTCCGTCAAGCCCGAATACCAGTCGCTGCTGCAGGCGCACGCCGACTACCTGCGCAGCCATCCGTCGCGGCACGTGCTGATCCAGGGCAACACCGACGAACGCGGCACGTCCGAATACAACCTCGCGCTCGGCCAACGCCGCTCGCAAGCCGTGATGAGCGGGCTCGAAACGCTCGGCGTGCAAGCCTCGCAACTCGAGGCGGTCAGCCTCGGCAAGGAAAAGCCGGTTGCGCTCGGCCACGACGAGGATTCGTGGGCGCAGAACCGCCGCGCCGATCTCGTCTATCGTTGATCGCGGGCCGCCGCGACGGCGGCGGCATCCGCTTCAGGAACGGCATGGCAGCCCGCAGGCCGCTGAAGCGGCCGCACGGTTCCGCCCGCGGCATGCTCGCGAGCAACGACACTGCGCCCGGACACTGCGCCCGATGACGCGCCGCGTTCAACGCCGGCGTGCGAGCCGCCGATGAAGCCAGTGCGACAGCACGGCCGACGTCACGATCGCATCGAGCGTGGCGATCGCGTTGATGTCGCCGACCTTGTCGGATTTCTGGAGGTAGGCCACGAGTTCGACGAAGCCGATCATCGCGCCTGCCCCGACGACCATCCCCAGCAGCACGAACCAGCGCCGCCGGATCCGCGTGCCGATTGCACCCATGATGCCGCCCGCCACGGCCGCGGGCACGAAATAGCCGAACAGGAACGACGCGAAGAAGATCAGCGGCACCATGCTGG is a window encoding:
- a CDS encoding urea amidolyase associated protein UAAP1; translation: MSPSPQAVLAPPPHVVWETLIPAGTHWSGILRRGLALRVVDVDGGANLSAVFHRQEDPLERYNMADTLKAQHTAHLTRGHALYTDMGRVIASITADTLGWHDPLGGVGDARLFAHKYGTTSYQADRNAMIRNGRDSLVLELAKYGLSARDLVANVNFFSKLDTRDDGALDFVAGHSPAGSALDLRFEMNTLAAFSTAPHPLDPHPDYAPKAVKLIAYRAYPADGAAPEDDPCRRACAENVRGFANTDRLFA
- a CDS encoding ABC transporter substrate-binding protein → MTRPALAPGRLLSRRSVRHAWGAAVTAAALLMTPAAHAAAPLKIGYSDWPGWVAFQVALDKGWFKEAGVDVDFEWFDYSASLDAFSAGKLDAVAATNGDALVTGSAGAKNVMVLLTDYSAGNDMIVAKPPLRTVEALKGKKVGVELGLVDHLLLETALQKHGLKDGDVTLVNAKTNELPQVLGSSSDIAAVAAWQPNAGEALKRAPGARAIFTSADAPGLIYDAITVAPASLAARRADWAKVIKVWYRCVAYINDPKTQGDAVKIMSARVGLAPEQYLPLLKGTHLLDEAAAKRAFRKGDGLDSIYGSTRNANAFNVRNGVYKQSQDIDAYIDPRLVMPH
- a CDS encoding porin; this translates as MHSYKMNQHAGTRLAGTAIATCLTALASGGVHAQSSVTLYGLIDTSITYATNQRTHGAGSPGSGTVAMTSGALNASRWGLRGREDLGGGTAAVFTLENGFSGTTGALSQKGVDLFGRQAWIGLSSKTAGTLTFGRQYDLILDFVTPLGASGPGWGGNLAVHPYDNDDSNRNLRINHAVKYTSPTYRGLTFGAMVGFSNTAGQFANNAAWSAGVSYANGPLKLGAGYLKISRDRNAPNPNGALSTVDGSATITGGNQQIWAAAGRYAFGPHSVGAAWSHSTTDGVTGVLQGGGIAPLKGESLVFDNFTIDGRYAVTRALSLSAAYTYTMGRFDTRTGQTRPKWNQVVAQADYALSKRTDAYLEGVYQSVSGGNGNPAFNATVWTLTPSANSNQVVVALGLRHKF
- the pal gene encoding peptidoglycan-associated lipoprotein Pal, whose amino-acid sequence is MSKTNRFAVLATFVLLAGCHNAAKTPENAGTEPTPSSEAVATVTADELNDPNSPLAKRSVYFDFDQYSVKPEYQSLLQAHADYLRSHPSRHVLIQGNTDERGTSEYNLALGQRRSQAVMSGLETLGVQASQLEAVSLGKEKPVALGHDEDSWAQNRRADLVYR